In Lepidochelys kempii isolate rLepKem1 chromosome 8, rLepKem1.hap2, whole genome shotgun sequence, a single genomic region encodes these proteins:
- the STK10 gene encoding serine/threonine-protein kinase 10 isoform X3, translated as MIEFCPGGAVDAVMLELDRGLTEPQIQVICRQMLEALVYLHSKKIIHRDLKAGNVLLTQDGDIKLADFGVSAKNIKTLQRRDSFIGTPYWMAPEVVMCETMKDTPYDYKADIWSLGITLIEMAQIEPPHHELNPMRVLLKIAKSDPPTLNCPSKWSPEFKDFLKTALDKNPETRPSAAQLLEHSFVNKVTSNRALRELVAEAKAEVMEEIEDNREEGEEDESSEPLSPSGTHKRGPSEVSQLSFEGEKPPESPSPLEMNGPKLSVEPAKETADRQRNRLSDEGIGSENSMKTTSSSESSGTEYGRTVPSTQEEPITNSQSGLLDDKVNPMEERSCQSKHLEPVNKDRQSIGNWPESNHLENAAGEKLANGNLDSPIQFASSKSKRDSDSGSTSASESMDLTLSLSADLSLNRESGSLSLKDSRMHKKTLKRTRKFVVDGVEVSITTSKIISEDEKKDEEMRFLRRQELRELRLLQKEEHRNQTQLNNKHHLQLEQMLRRFEQEMTAKKRFYDTELENLERQQKQQIEKMEQDHSLRRREEARRIRAEQERDYNKFQEQLKQKKKEVKTEVEKLPRYVRKESMKVKTEEFAQKKQVLEREFVAKQKEDLELAMNNITVQNRKEICDKERECLNKKQQLMRDREASIWELEEHHLQEKHQLIKQQLKDQYFLQRHELVRKHDKEREQMQRYNQRMLEQLRIRQQQEKGRLPKIQRSEGKTRMAMYKKSLHINSSGSMSEQREKIKQFAQQEEKRQKAERQQQQQKHEFQMKEMNAQCESNANELQQLQNEKCHLLVEHETQKLKALDENHNQHLKDWRDMLRPRKKALEDELNQKKWEQEMFFRLSEEADGQTPASPNKPVKFVPFSSAECS; from the exons ATGATTGAGTTTTGCCCTGGTGGGGCAGTGGATGCCGTCATGCTAG AGTTGGATCGAGGCCTGACGGAACCCCAGATTCAAGTGATTTGCCGCCAGATGTTAGAGGCTCTTGTCTACCTCCACAGTAAAAAGATCATCCACCGTGACTTAAAGGCAGGCAATGTACTACTGACCCAGGATGGAGATATCAAACTCG CTGACTTCGGAGTGTCTGCCAAAAACATTAAAACTTTGCAGAGACGAGATTCCTTCATTGGGACCCCTTACTG GATGGCCCCTGAGGTGGTGATGTGTGAAACCATGAAGGATACTCCCTATGACTACAAGGCCGACATCTGGTCCCTGGGTATAACGCTGATAGAAATGGCTCAGATAGAGCCCCCTCACCATGAACTCAACCCCATGCGAGTCCTGCTGAAGATTGCCAAGTCTGACCCTCCCACTCTCAATTGCCCTTCTAAATG GTCCCCAGAGTTCAAAGACTTCCTGAAGACGGCACTTGATAAGAACCCTGAGACTCGGCCAAGTGCAGCACAGCTACTGGAG CATTCCTTCGTTAACAAGGTCACCAGcaaccgagccctgcgcgagCTGGTGGCAGAGGCAAAGGCCGAAGTGATGGAGGAAATCGAAGACAATcgggaggaaggagaagaggatgAATCATCGGAACCTCTATCT CCCTCTGGGACTCACAAGCGAGGCCCCTCAGAGGTGAGTCAGCTGAGTTTTGAGGGGGAGAAACCTCCAgaatccccctccccactggagaTGAATGGACCTAAATTGTCTGTGGAGCCAGCCAAGGAGACTGCAGACAGGCAGAGAAACAGACTCTCAGACGAAGGGATTGGCAGCGAGAACTCCATGAAAACCACCAGCAGCTCTGAGTCGTCCGGGACGGAGTATGGCAGAACTGTGCCCAGCACCCAGGAAGAGCCAATCACCAACTCCCAGTCAGGACTGTTGGATGACAAGGTTAATCCAATGGAGGAGAGAAGCTGCCAAAGCAAGCACCTGGAGCCAGTGAACAAAGATCGTCAGAGCATTGGGAACTGGCCGGAGAGCAACCACCTGGAAAATGCTGCTGGGGAAAAACTTGCCAATGGGAATTTGGATTCTCCTATTCAGTTTGCCAGCAGTAAGTCCAAGAGGGATTCGGATTCTGGCAGCACTTCTGCTTCGGAAAGCATGGACCTCACCCTCTCTCTGTCTGCCGATCTGTCCCTTAACAGGGAGAGTGGATCGCTGTCCCTGAAG GATTCCAGGATGCACAAGAAGACACTGAAACGGACCCGGAAGTTTGTGGTGGATGGAGTGGAAGTGAGTATCACCACCTCCAAGATCATCAGCGAGGATGAGAAGAAAGATGAAGAGATGAGATTCCTCAG GCGGCAGGAGTTGCGGGAGCTGCGCCTCCTTCAGAAAGAGGAACACCGGAACCAGACCCAACTGAACAACAAACACCATCTGCAGCTGGAACAAATGTTGAGGCGCTTTGAACAAGAAATGACG GCAAAAAAGAGATTCTATGACACTGAGCTGGAGAACCTAGAACGTCAACAGAAGCAGCAGATCGAGAAGATGGAACAAGATCACTCGTTACGCCGGCGGGAAGAGGCAAGGCGCATCCGTGCTGAGCAGGAACGAGACTACAACAAATTCCAGGAGCAGCTTAAACAGAAGAAGAAGGAG GTCAAGACCGAGGTTGAGAAGCTTCCCCGGTATGTCcgcaaggagagcatgaaggtgaagACAGAGGAATTTGCGCAGAAGAAGCAAGTCTTG GAACGAGAGTTTGTAGCCAAACAGAAAGAGGATCTGGAGCTGGCTATGAATAATATCACGGTGCAGAACAGGAAGGAGATCTGCGACAAGGAGCGCGAGTGCCTGAACAAAAAGCAGCAGCTCATGAGAG ACCGAGAAGCCTCCATCTGGGAGCTAGAAGAGCACCACCTACAGGAGAAACACCAGCTTATCAAGCAGCAGTTGAAGGACCAGTATTTCCTCCAGAGACATGAGCTGGTCCGAAAGCATGACAAG GAGCGGGAGCAAATGCAACGGTATAACCAGCGAATGCTAGAGCAATTGAGGATtcggcagcagcaggagaaaggTCGTCTCCCCAAAATCCAGAGGAGTGAAGGGAAGACCCGCATGGCCATGTACAAGAAGAGCCTCCACATAAACTCCAGCGGGAGCATGTCAGAACAGAGGGAGAAGATAAAACAG TTTGCTCAGCAGGAAGAAAAGCGGCAAAAGGCagagcggcagcagcagcagcagaaacatgAGTTCCAGATGAAGGAAATGAATGCCCAGTGTGAGAGCAACGCGAATGAACTGCAGCAACTGCAG AATGAGAAGTGTCACCTCTTGGTGGAACATGAGACCCAGAAGCTGAAGGCCCTGGATGAAAACCACAACCAGCACCTGAAGGACTGGCGGGATATGCTGAGGCCACGGAAGAAG GCTCTGGAGGACGAGCTGAACCAGAAGAAGTGGGAGCAGGAGATGTTCTTCAGACTGAGCGAGGAGGCAGATGGTCAAACCCCAGCATCCCCAAACAAACCTGTCAAGTTCGTTCCCTTCAGCTCTGCAGAGTGCTCATAA
- the STK10 gene encoding serine/threonine-protein kinase 10 isoform X2, whose product MVEIEILATCDHPYIVKLLGAFYHDSKLWIMIEFCPGGAVDAVMLELDRGLTEPQIQVICRQMLEALVYLHSKKIIHRDLKAGNVLLTQDGDIKLADFGVSAKNIKTLQRRDSFIGTPYWMAPEVVMCETMKDTPYDYKADIWSLGITLIEMAQIEPPHHELNPMRVLLKIAKSDPPTLNCPSKWSPEFKDFLKTALDKNPETRPSAAQLLEHSFVNKVTSNRALRELVAEAKAEVMEEIEDNREEGEEDESSEPLSPSGTHKRGPSEVSQLSFEGEKPPESPSPLEMNGPKLSVEPAKETADRQRNRLSDEGIGSENSMKTTSSSESSGTEYGRTVPSTQEEPITNSQSGLLDDKVNPMEERSCQSKHLEPVNKDRQSIGNWPESNHLENAAGEKLANGNLDSPIQFASSKSKRDSDSGSTSASESMDLTLSLSADLSLNRESGSLSLKDSRMHKKTLKRTRKFVVDGVEVSITTSKIISEDEKKDEEMRFLRRQELRELRLLQKEEHRNQTQLNNKHHLQLEQMLRRFEQEMTAKKRFYDTELENLERQQKQQIEKMEQDHSLRRREEARRIRAEQERDYNKFQEQLKQKKKEVKTEVEKLPRYVRKESMKVKTEEFAQKKQVLEREFVAKQKEDLELAMNNITVQNRKEICDKERECLNKKQQLMRDREASIWELEEHHLQEKHQLIKQQLKDQYFLQRHELVRKHDKEREQMQRYNQRMLEQLRIRQQQEKGRLPKIQRSEGKTRMAMYKKSLHINSSGSMSEQREKIKQFAQQEEKRQKAERQQQQQKHEFQMKEMNAQCESNANELQQLQNEKCHLLVEHETQKLKALDENHNQHLKDWRDMLRPRKKALEDELNQKKWEQEMFFRLSEEADGQTPASPNKPVKFVPFSSAECS is encoded by the exons ATCATGATTGAGTTTTGCCCTGGTGGGGCAGTGGATGCCGTCATGCTAG AGTTGGATCGAGGCCTGACGGAACCCCAGATTCAAGTGATTTGCCGCCAGATGTTAGAGGCTCTTGTCTACCTCCACAGTAAAAAGATCATCCACCGTGACTTAAAGGCAGGCAATGTACTACTGACCCAGGATGGAGATATCAAACTCG CTGACTTCGGAGTGTCTGCCAAAAACATTAAAACTTTGCAGAGACGAGATTCCTTCATTGGGACCCCTTACTG GATGGCCCCTGAGGTGGTGATGTGTGAAACCATGAAGGATACTCCCTATGACTACAAGGCCGACATCTGGTCCCTGGGTATAACGCTGATAGAAATGGCTCAGATAGAGCCCCCTCACCATGAACTCAACCCCATGCGAGTCCTGCTGAAGATTGCCAAGTCTGACCCTCCCACTCTCAATTGCCCTTCTAAATG GTCCCCAGAGTTCAAAGACTTCCTGAAGACGGCACTTGATAAGAACCCTGAGACTCGGCCAAGTGCAGCACAGCTACTGGAG CATTCCTTCGTTAACAAGGTCACCAGcaaccgagccctgcgcgagCTGGTGGCAGAGGCAAAGGCCGAAGTGATGGAGGAAATCGAAGACAATcgggaggaaggagaagaggatgAATCATCGGAACCTCTATCT CCCTCTGGGACTCACAAGCGAGGCCCCTCAGAGGTGAGTCAGCTGAGTTTTGAGGGGGAGAAACCTCCAgaatccccctccccactggagaTGAATGGACCTAAATTGTCTGTGGAGCCAGCCAAGGAGACTGCAGACAGGCAGAGAAACAGACTCTCAGACGAAGGGATTGGCAGCGAGAACTCCATGAAAACCACCAGCAGCTCTGAGTCGTCCGGGACGGAGTATGGCAGAACTGTGCCCAGCACCCAGGAAGAGCCAATCACCAACTCCCAGTCAGGACTGTTGGATGACAAGGTTAATCCAATGGAGGAGAGAAGCTGCCAAAGCAAGCACCTGGAGCCAGTGAACAAAGATCGTCAGAGCATTGGGAACTGGCCGGAGAGCAACCACCTGGAAAATGCTGCTGGGGAAAAACTTGCCAATGGGAATTTGGATTCTCCTATTCAGTTTGCCAGCAGTAAGTCCAAGAGGGATTCGGATTCTGGCAGCACTTCTGCTTCGGAAAGCATGGACCTCACCCTCTCTCTGTCTGCCGATCTGTCCCTTAACAGGGAGAGTGGATCGCTGTCCCTGAAG GATTCCAGGATGCACAAGAAGACACTGAAACGGACCCGGAAGTTTGTGGTGGATGGAGTGGAAGTGAGTATCACCACCTCCAAGATCATCAGCGAGGATGAGAAGAAAGATGAAGAGATGAGATTCCTCAG GCGGCAGGAGTTGCGGGAGCTGCGCCTCCTTCAGAAAGAGGAACACCGGAACCAGACCCAACTGAACAACAAACACCATCTGCAGCTGGAACAAATGTTGAGGCGCTTTGAACAAGAAATGACG GCAAAAAAGAGATTCTATGACACTGAGCTGGAGAACCTAGAACGTCAACAGAAGCAGCAGATCGAGAAGATGGAACAAGATCACTCGTTACGCCGGCGGGAAGAGGCAAGGCGCATCCGTGCTGAGCAGGAACGAGACTACAACAAATTCCAGGAGCAGCTTAAACAGAAGAAGAAGGAG GTCAAGACCGAGGTTGAGAAGCTTCCCCGGTATGTCcgcaaggagagcatgaaggtgaagACAGAGGAATTTGCGCAGAAGAAGCAAGTCTTG GAACGAGAGTTTGTAGCCAAACAGAAAGAGGATCTGGAGCTGGCTATGAATAATATCACGGTGCAGAACAGGAAGGAGATCTGCGACAAGGAGCGCGAGTGCCTGAACAAAAAGCAGCAGCTCATGAGAG ACCGAGAAGCCTCCATCTGGGAGCTAGAAGAGCACCACCTACAGGAGAAACACCAGCTTATCAAGCAGCAGTTGAAGGACCAGTATTTCCTCCAGAGACATGAGCTGGTCCGAAAGCATGACAAG GAGCGGGAGCAAATGCAACGGTATAACCAGCGAATGCTAGAGCAATTGAGGATtcggcagcagcaggagaaaggTCGTCTCCCCAAAATCCAGAGGAGTGAAGGGAAGACCCGCATGGCCATGTACAAGAAGAGCCTCCACATAAACTCCAGCGGGAGCATGTCAGAACAGAGGGAGAAGATAAAACAG TTTGCTCAGCAGGAAGAAAAGCGGCAAAAGGCagagcggcagcagcagcagcagaaacatgAGTTCCAGATGAAGGAAATGAATGCCCAGTGTGAGAGCAACGCGAATGAACTGCAGCAACTGCAG AATGAGAAGTGTCACCTCTTGGTGGAACATGAGACCCAGAAGCTGAAGGCCCTGGATGAAAACCACAACCAGCACCTGAAGGACTGGCGGGATATGCTGAGGCCACGGAAGAAG GCTCTGGAGGACGAGCTGAACCAGAAGAAGTGGGAGCAGGAGATGTTCTTCAGACTGAGCGAGGAGGCAGATGGTCAAACCCCAGCATCCCCAAACAAACCTGTCAAGTTCGTTCCCTTCAGCTCTGCAGAGTGCTCATAA